From a region of the Actinopolymorpha singaporensis genome:
- a CDS encoding cupin domain-containing protein: protein MSKDPIALNDALASFDARWSPRVVTRVNDYDVRVAKAEGEHVWHVHEDTDEFFLVVDGELHISLREPAGERTVVLRPGSVFTVPRGTEHKPSAPKGASIMLFEPTGTSSVGDRHDEVPAHLDATTGHELGT from the coding sequence ATGAGCAAAGATCCGATCGCGCTGAACGACGCGCTGGCATCCTTCGACGCGCGGTGGAGCCCGCGCGTCGTCACCCGGGTCAACGACTACGACGTCCGGGTCGCCAAGGCCGAGGGTGAGCACGTGTGGCACGTCCACGAGGACACCGACGAGTTCTTCCTGGTCGTCGACGGCGAACTGCACATCTCCCTACGCGAGCCCGCCGGCGAACGGACCGTGGTCCTGCGCCCGGGGTCGGTCTTCACCGTGCCGCGGGGCACCGAGCACAAGCCGTCCGCACCGAAGGGCGCGTCGATCATGCTGTTCGAACCCACCGGCACGTCGTCCGTCGGTGACCGGCACGACGAGGTGCCCGCCCACCTGGACGCCACCACCGGGCACGAGCTGGGTACCTGA
- a CDS encoding acetylxylan esterase produces MPLTFDMPREKLATYTGTNPRPADFDEYWDAALAELDTLDPKVELEPADFQTSFAECFHLWFQGTGGARVHAKLLRPRNPSGQHPGVVHFHGYSGRSADWSELLGHVALGFTVAALDCRGQGGLSEDVGGVTGWTLRGHIVRGLDDGLAQAPEKLYYRHVYLDTALLARIVMDMDDVDENRVGATGGSQGGGLTLACAALEPRIRRAAPTFPFLTDYRRVWDLDLAKHAYAELQEWFRRFDPLHEREDEVFTTLGYVDVQHLAPRIRAEILMGVGLGDQVCPPSTQFAAYNKITSEKSLRIYPDYGHEGLPGNGDAIYTFLAQL; encoded by the coding sequence ATGCCCCTGACGTTCGACATGCCGAGGGAAAAGCTCGCGACGTACACCGGCACCAACCCCCGGCCCGCGGACTTCGACGAGTATTGGGACGCCGCGCTGGCCGAGCTGGACACCCTCGACCCGAAGGTCGAGTTGGAGCCGGCCGACTTCCAGACGTCGTTCGCCGAGTGCTTCCACCTGTGGTTCCAGGGCACCGGCGGCGCCCGGGTGCACGCCAAGCTGCTGCGTCCCCGCAACCCCTCCGGGCAGCACCCCGGCGTGGTCCACTTCCACGGGTACTCCGGCCGCTCGGCCGACTGGTCGGAGCTGCTCGGCCACGTGGCACTCGGGTTCACCGTCGCCGCGCTGGACTGCCGCGGTCAGGGCGGGCTGTCGGAGGACGTCGGCGGGGTGACCGGCTGGACCCTGCGCGGCCACATCGTCCGCGGCCTGGACGACGGGCTGGCACAGGCGCCCGAGAAGCTGTACTACCGCCACGTCTACCTCGACACCGCCCTGCTGGCCCGGATCGTCATGGACATGGACGACGTGGACGAGAACCGCGTCGGCGCCACCGGTGGAAGCCAGGGTGGCGGGCTGACCCTCGCCTGTGCAGCACTGGAGCCCCGGATCAGGCGGGCCGCCCCGACGTTCCCGTTCCTGACCGACTACCGGCGGGTGTGGGACCTCGACCTGGCCAAGCACGCCTACGCCGAACTGCAGGAGTGGTTCCGCCGCTTCGACCCGCTGCACGAACGCGAGGACGAGGTCTTCACCACCCTCGGGTACGTCGACGTCCAGCACCTCGCGCCGAGAATCCGGGCGGAGATCCTGATGGGCGTGGGGCTCGGCGACCAGGTCTGCCCGCCGTCCACGCAGTTCGCGGCGTACAACAAGATCACCAGCGAGAAGTCCCTGCGGATCTACCCGGACTACGGCCACGAGGGCCTGCCGGGCAACGGCGACGCGATCTACACGTTCCTGGCGCAGCTGTAG
- a CDS encoding elongation factor G-like protein EF-G2 has protein sequence MADKQSNPGGAAGQAPTADRPDGIRNIVLVGPSGSGKTTLVEALLAATGAIPRPGRVEDGATVSDFDEVEHRQQRSVGLSLAPVVHDGIKINLLDTPGYADFVGELRAGLRAADCALFVIAASEGVDGPTQALWQECASVRMPRAVVITKLDHHRADYAGVLAQARAAFGEKVLPLYLPVDGQGQVTGLVGLLSEKLFDYSSGTRTEGAAPPEYADAAADARGTLIEGVIEESEDETLMDRYLGGEQIDAKVLVDDLEKAVAQASFFPALPACSTTGVGMAELLEVMTSAFPSPLEHPQPEVYTPVGKSEGRLPCDPDGPLLAEVVKTSSDPYVGRISLVRVFSGTVRPDTVLHVSGHSSAFFGEERGHEDHDEDERVGSLSSPLGKLQRSLNHCVAGDICAIGKLSRAETGDTLSARERPLLMRPWSMPEPLLPIAVTAHAKADEDKLSLGLARLGAEDPTLRIEHNAETHQLVLWCMGEAHADVVLDRLANRYGVSVDQVPVRVPLRETFGRRATGRGRHVKQSGGHGQYAVCEIEVEPLPQGSGLEFVDKVVGGAVPRQFIPSVEKGVRTQMERGISAGYPVVDIRVTLVDGKAHSVDSSDMAFQTAGALALREAAAQGQVCLLEPVDVVSVLVDDDFVGTVMGDLSGRRGRVLGTEPVGQGRTLVKAEVPQIEITRYAVDLRSMAHGNGSFSRDFVRYEPMPAQLASKLAQEQHAAEG, from the coding sequence ATGGCGGACAAACAGAGCAACCCCGGTGGAGCCGCCGGTCAGGCACCGACGGCCGACCGGCCCGATGGGATCCGCAACATCGTGCTGGTCGGCCCGTCCGGCTCCGGCAAGACGACCCTGGTCGAGGCCCTGCTGGCGGCCACGGGAGCGATCCCCCGCCCCGGCCGGGTGGAGGACGGCGCGACCGTCAGCGACTTCGACGAGGTGGAGCATCGCCAGCAGCGGTCGGTCGGCCTGTCCCTGGCACCGGTCGTCCACGACGGCATCAAGATCAATCTCCTGGACACCCCCGGGTACGCCGACTTCGTGGGCGAGCTGCGGGCCGGGCTGCGCGCCGCCGACTGCGCGTTGTTCGTGATCGCCGCGAGCGAGGGTGTCGACGGTCCCACCCAGGCCCTGTGGCAGGAGTGCGCGTCGGTGCGCATGCCGCGGGCGGTGGTGATCACCAAGCTCGACCACCACCGTGCCGACTACGCGGGCGTGCTGGCGCAGGCGCGGGCGGCGTTCGGGGAGAAGGTGTTGCCGCTGTACCTCCCGGTCGACGGCCAGGGCCAGGTGACCGGGCTGGTGGGGTTGTTGTCGGAGAAGCTGTTCGACTACTCCTCGGGCACCCGCACCGAGGGCGCGGCACCGCCGGAGTACGCCGACGCCGCGGCGGACGCGCGGGGCACGCTGATCGAGGGCGTCATCGAGGAGTCCGAGGACGAGACGTTGATGGACCGCTACCTCGGCGGCGAACAGATCGACGCGAAGGTCCTGGTGGACGACCTGGAGAAGGCGGTCGCGCAGGCGTCGTTCTTCCCGGCCCTCCCGGCGTGCTCGACCACCGGCGTGGGCATGGCCGAACTGCTTGAGGTGATGACCAGCGCGTTCCCCTCCCCGCTCGAGCACCCCCAGCCCGAGGTCTACACCCCGGTGGGCAAGTCCGAGGGGCGGCTGCCCTGCGACCCCGACGGTCCCCTCCTCGCCGAGGTGGTGAAGACCTCCTCCGACCCGTACGTCGGCCGGATCAGCCTGGTGCGGGTCTTCTCCGGCACCGTGCGGCCGGACACCGTGCTGCACGTCTCCGGGCACTCGTCGGCGTTCTTCGGCGAGGAACGCGGCCACGAGGACCACGACGAGGACGAACGCGTCGGTTCGCTGTCGTCGCCGCTCGGCAAGCTGCAGCGCTCCCTGAACCACTGCGTGGCCGGGGACATCTGTGCCATCGGCAAGCTGTCCCGCGCGGAGACCGGCGACACCCTCTCGGCCAGGGAACGCCCGCTGCTGATGCGGCCCTGGTCGATGCCCGAGCCGCTGCTCCCGATCGCGGTCACCGCGCACGCCAAGGCGGACGAGGACAAGCTGTCGCTCGGGCTGGCCCGGCTGGGGGCCGAGGACCCGACCCTTCGGATCGAGCACAACGCCGAGACCCACCAGCTGGTGCTGTGGTGCATGGGCGAGGCGCACGCCGACGTCGTTCTCGACCGGCTCGCCAACCGGTACGGCGTGTCGGTGGACCAGGTTCCCGTCCGCGTCCCGCTGCGGGAGACGTTCGGCCGCAGGGCGACCGGGCGAGGGCGGCACGTCAAGCAGAGCGGCGGCCACGGCCAGTACGCCGTCTGCGAGATCGAGGTGGAGCCGCTCCCCCAGGGCTCCGGCCTGGAGTTCGTGGACAAGGTGGTCGGCGGCGCGGTCCCCCGGCAGTTCATCCCGAGCGTGGAGAAGGGCGTACGCACGCAGATGGAACGCGGGATCAGCGCCGGCTATCCCGTCGTCGACATCCGCGTGACGCTGGTGGACGGGAAGGCGCACAGCGTCGACTCCTCCGACATGGCCTTCCAGACCGCGGGGGCGCTCGCCCTGCGCGAGGCCGCCGCGCAGGGCCAGGTCTGCCTCCTCGAACCCGTCGACGTGGTGTCGGTGCTGGTCGACGACGACTTCGTGGGCACCGTGATGGGCGACCTGTCCGGGCGGCGCGGACGGGTGCTCGGCACCGAGCCCGTCGGGCAGGGGCGGACGCTGGTGAAGGCCGAGGTGCCGCAGATCGAGATCACCCGGTACGCCGTCGACCTGCGGTCGATGGCGCATGGCAACGGCTCGTTCAGCCGGGACTTCGTCCGCTACGAGCCGATGCCGGCGCAGCTGGCGAGCAAGCTCGCGCAGGAGCAGCACGCCGCGGAGGGATGA